The Puntigrus tetrazona isolate hp1 chromosome 16, ASM1883169v1, whole genome shotgun sequence genome includes a region encoding these proteins:
- the isg20l2 gene encoding interferon-stimulated 20 kDa exonuclease-like 2 has product MSGIMLNLVCEPSQGGKSNKSRRNSKHERFLGRRHYLEHKGLLKEKQNKKGNKRNKQKNKNKSGNAKLDQSKPGAIFPKFTSHLPNKTNEPSSSSQTFSKNSTLAFPSTASTSQRHPRPQAAPRSLGSLKYVALDCEMVGTGPKGFRNELARCSIVNYEGDVIYDKYIKPINPVTDFRTCWSGIRRQDLLHAIPFDQAQKEILKIITGKVVVGHAINNDFKALKYFHPVCQTRDTARIPLLNEKAGLPVKEMPSLKRLAKAILKKDIQTGKGGHSSVEDAKATMELFKVVESMWEQKLSEPFS; this is encoded by the exons ATGTCAGGGATTATGCTGAACCTGGTTTGTGAGCCCAGTCAAGGAggcaaatcaaataaatccagaAGAAATTCCAAGCATGAACGTTTCCTTGGAAGGAGACATTACTTGGAACACAAGGGTTTGTtgaaagagaaacaaaataaaaagggtAACAAAAGGAAcaagcagaaaaataaaaacaagtcagGAAACGCAAAGCTTGATCAATCAAAACCAGGTGCTATTTTTCCTAAATTTACCTCTCATCTGCCTAATAAGACCAACGAGCCTTCTAGTTCTTCACAGACATTTTCCAAGAATTCCACGCTTGCATTTCCATCCACTGCCTCCACATCTCAGAGGCATCCAAGACCCCAAGCGGCACCCCGCAGTCTCGGATCTTTAAAATATGTAGCGTTAGACTGTGAGATGGTGGGCACAGGACCGAAGGGGTTTCGTAATGAACTTGCTCGCTGCAGTATCGTCAACTACGAGGGTGATGtgatatatgataaatatatcaaaCCCATCAATCCTGTGACGGATTTCCGCACTTGCTGGAGTGGAATCAGGCGGCAGGACCTACTCCATGCCATACCCTTTGATCAGGCACAGAAAGAG ATTTTGAAGATAATAACAGGGAAAGTGGTTGTGGGCCATGCCATTAATAATGACTTCAAGGCCTTAAAATATTTCCATCCTGTTTGCCAAACACGAGATACGGCGCGGATTCCACTGCTAAACGAGAAAGCTGGACTGCCTGTGAAAGAAATGCCGTCTCTGAAGAGGCTCGCTAAGGCTATTCTCAAAAAGGACATACAG ACAGGGAAGGGAGGCCACTCATCAGTAGAAGATGCCAAAGCCACCATGGAACTGTTCAAAGTAGTGGAAAGCATGTGGGAGCAAAAACTCTCAGAGCCTTTCAGCTAA
- the mettl25b gene encoding LOW QUALITY PROTEIN: protein RRNAD1 (The sequence of the model RefSeq protein was modified relative to this genomic sequence to represent the inferred CDS: substituted 1 base at 1 genomic stop codon) yields the protein MFVAAFSEQEQRDLAEKLTSLLSTYRHISDSYIIEFFSESLWDTLPVSWQDALGDLTPPQIADLLLDKEIKDRRYPSVWPLSLLALRTAAHSLSFPRKAPGGHSQDTGAAGPEEFQSNQSQSSLLGHIFRKHVKPKKQHEIRXLGTLVKKLCDQANCSCVVDVGSGQGHLTRFLSFGLGLDVTGIEADPNLVSMATKFDRQLVLTLTKDIQKSGNSQSLYSAPGPPPRHVVGWVNPKASWDVFIQQLGLTATENDSIGATTGPYEKKQRVEELNLEPHSCQIKAQDLQNILLTQKTDVNASDSVAQINTGLFPSGMATEMLTCKTVPVAACDAEKLGCFVLTGLHACGDLSSTLLRHFVNCPRVQVITSVACCYMKISTKENPNPPGVFQPPFSADRVVDSCSEYGYPMSDWVCGLPAHQLSYKAREGACHAIEDYLHRLREESGLLRTHCYRAILESIIRAERPDMRRPGVQTVRKAHALSFSEYARLALPRVGLPSDLALDPAAVDEMLAHQGKVVAYFSLVLLLAPVVETLVLLDRMIFLQERGFQSNIIPLFDAAFSPRNLVLVAVKPKEAQS from the exons ATGTTTGTGGCGGCTTTTTCAGAGCAGGAGCAGAGAGACTTAGCTGAGAAGCTGACTTCGCTGCTGTCAACCTACAGACACATATCAGACTCCTACATAATA GAGTTCTTCAGTGAGAGTTTGTGGGACACTCTGCCTGTGAGCTGGCAGGACGCCCTCGGTGATCTTACACCACCACAGATCGCTGATCTGCTGCTGGATAAAGAGATTAAGGACAGGCG GTACCCATCTGTGTGGCCTCTGTCCTTGCTGGCACTGCGGACGGCAGCACATTCGCTGTCGTTTCCACGTAAAGCACCAGGCGGGCACAGCCAGGACACAGGTGCAGCAGGGCCAGAGGAGTTTCAGTCGAACCAGAGTCAGAGTTCTTTGTTAGGACACATATTCCGTAAGCACGTCAAGCCCAAGAAGCAGCACGAAATCCGCTGACTAGGCACG CTGGTCAAGAAATTATGTGATCAGGCTAACTGTAGCTGTGTGGTTGACGTTGGGTCTGGACAG GGCCATTTGACGAGGTTTCTGTCTTTTGGACTTGGTCTGGATGTCACTGGAATTGAGGCTGACCCTAACCTTGTTTCCATGGCTACCAAATTTGATAGACAGCTTGTACTGACACTCACTAAAGATATTCAGAag TCAGGAAATTCTCAAAGTCTTTATTCTGCACCTGGTCCTCCTCCTCGTCATGTGGTGGGCTGGGTCAACCCAAAAGCTTCGTGGGATGTCTTCATTCAGCAGCTTGGTCTGACAGCAACTGAAAATGACAGTATTGGAGCAACCACTGGCCCATATGAAAAGAAACAGCGGGTGGAGGAGCTGAATCTAGAGCCGCATTCATGCCAAATCAAAGCACAAGATTTACAAAATATACTGCTGACTCAAAAAACTGACGTCAATGCTTCAGACTCTGTAGCACAAATAAACACTGGGCTTTTTCCATCAGGGATGGCCACCGAAATGCTTACCTGTAAAACTGTACCAGTTGCTGCTTGTGATGCCGAAAAACTTGGCTGTTTTGTCCTCACCGGACTTCATGCTTGTGGAGACCTTAGTTCTACACTTCTACGTCATTTTGTCAATTGCCCTCGCGTTCAGGTCATCACATCAGTCGCTTGCTGCTACATGAAAATCTCAACCAAGGAAAACCCAAACCCTCCAGGCGTTTTCCAGCCCCCATTTTCTGCAGACAGAGTGGTGGATTCCTGTTCAGAATATGGTTATCCGATGAGCGACTGGGTCTGTGGATTACCAGCGCACCAGTTGTCGTATAAGGCACGAGAGGGAGCGTGTCATGCAATAGAGGACTATCTCCACCGATTGAGAGAGGAGAGTGGCTTACTGAGGACACACTGCTATAGAGCCATCTTAGAAAGCATCATCAGAGCGGAGAGGCCCGATATGCGCAGACCGGGAGTTCAGACTGTTAGGAAAGCCCACGCACTGTCATTTTCTGA GTATGCTCGTTTGGCACTGCCACGGGTGGGCCTACCTTCTGATCTCGCACTTGACCCTGCTGCTGTTGATGAAATGCTAGCGCACCAGGGTAAAGTGGTGGCATACTTCAGCCTGGTTCTTCTCCTCGCACCTGTGGTGGAAACTCTAGTGTTACTGGACAGAATGATTTTCCTGCAAGAGAGAG gtTTCCAGAGTAACATCATCCCACTTTTTGATGCTGCTTTTTCCCCACGAAACCTGGTACTGGTGGCCGTCAAGCCCAAAGAAGCACAGAGCTGA
- the s100a1 gene encoding protein S100-A1 isoform X1 produces MHFHKTLIYWMQIMHFKMNLSMHGFSGVHVISKMYLFFRVYIKDKKQTNMVSKLEDAMEGLIKVFHTYSSKEGDKYKLSKAELKSLLQGELSDFLAASKDPMVVEKIMSDLDENRDGEVDFQEFVVLVAALTVACNEFFVESMKN; encoded by the exons ATGCATTTTCACAAAACGTTAATTTATTGGATGcagataatgcattttaaaatgaatttgagCATGCATGGATTCTCAGGTGTTCACGTGAttagcaaaatgtatttatttttcagagtaTATATAAAggataaaaaacaaacaaacatggtaTCAAAACTGGAAGACGCAATGGAAGGTCTGATTAAAGTGTTCCACACGTACTCTTCCAAAGAAGGAGACAAGTACAAGCTAAGCAAAGCCGAGCTCAAGAGTTTGCTTCAGGGAGAGCTCAGCGACTTTTTAGCA GCAAGTAAAGACCCCATGGTTGTGGAGAAGATCATGTCCGATTTGGATGAGAACCGGGATGGAGAAGTGGACTTCCAGGAGTTTGTTGTGCTGGTGGCTGCTCTCACAGTGGCATGTAATGAATTCTTTGTTGAGAGCATGAAGAATTAA
- the s100a1 gene encoding protein S100-A1 isoform X2, with protein sequence MVSKLEDAMEGLIKVFHTYSSKEGDKYKLSKAELKSLLQGELSDFLAASKDPMVVEKIMSDLDENRDGEVDFQEFVVLVAALTVACNEFFVESMKN encoded by the exons atggtaTCAAAACTGGAAGACGCAATGGAAGGTCTGATTAAAGTGTTCCACACGTACTCTTCCAAAGAAGGAGACAAGTACAAGCTAAGCAAAGCCGAGCTCAAGAGTTTGCTTCAGGGAGAGCTCAGCGACTTTTTAGCA GCAAGTAAAGACCCCATGGTTGTGGAGAAGATCATGTCCGATTTGGATGAGAACCGGGATGGAGAAGTGGACTTCCAGGAGTTTGTTGTGCTGGTGGCTGCTCTCACAGTGGCATGTAATGAATTCTTTGTTGAGAGCATGAAGAATTAA
- the tlr18 gene encoding toll-like receptor 18, whose amino-acid sequence MRMFVLLALLLSLQAVVHMKPAKANQSCTIASDMRSADCKGLRLDHVPATNLPASLEELDLSFNTIQVISKQDFFKLSHLRVLNLNFNNISLIVDDAFQGNIFLENLNLFNNSLTEIPFKALAPLTNLKVLEMSNNLYTQALLDAASFNFTQLKVLSIGGPLFSSLGSRDLYALKDISLGKFAVKTGTGFKSYEPGYFSNLNTKNLWFDIAFDKSPEMLPIILKDLENKTLDVLRFRNLFEFQYYTGKQDIFNGLQYVKARLLTFYRGKFNEEVMRMALVNLEISSIKGLELLLIDFARSLNKTQGSSVTNLTLEKLVLSDISNPDIMRFDWSFTWLNHIRQFIVWNVNFNSVPCDSWPEMKSVELLDISNNQLRDSYIYNPLCDTRNVLHKLETFNVSRNRLTSLSDLASLTKDFVKLTTIDMSHNELQYMGNHDCQWRQTITKAIAHHNSLTSHCFKCLPTSVSFLDLSYSSLDQLDMEYFNKASNLTELLLSGNKIKFIPSGWRNPYLRMLALDGNSFGLVSLTSFKDMPSLRSLTAGNNPYHCTCDLYTFIQETTSKGKVTITDWPNNYKCYHPERLLNTMVSRYFPGHLACNITLVIIVCVSTTAVVVLGLTLLCYIFHVPWYIKATYQIIRAKYRAHKEGSGQAVDYTFHAFISYSHADADWVRNQLLPCLENSKPPYRLCIHERDFTPGKWIIDNIIENIEDSRKVIFVLSRNFVNSEWCNYELYFAQQRAIGKTFSDVILIVKEPIDPTSLPSKFCKLKRMLSTKTYLEWPQQPTEQSFFWVQLRSVLGKPNIIRQRTTSRHSRPSSVRSVSQTELPQDQSSAGTAEDGHQITDETPNRCL is encoded by the exons ATGAGAATGTTTGTTTTACTGGCTCTTCTTCTCAGCCTCCAGGCAGTTGTGCACATGAAACCAGCTAAAGCCAATCAGTCCTGCACAATAGCATCTGATATGCGTTCAGCCGACTGTAAAGGTCTACGGCTAGACCATGTGCCTGCAACAAATCTGCCCGCCTCTCTGGAAGAGCTCGACCTGTCTTTCAATACCATACAGGTCATCAGCAAACAAGATTTTTTCAAACTTAGTCATCTGAGAGTCCTCAATCTTAATTTCAACAACATCTCTTTGATTGTGGATGATGCCTTTCagggaaacatttttttggagAATCTAAACTTATTTAATAACTCTCTGACAGAAATTCCATTCAAAGCCCTTGCGCCGCTCACAAATTTAAAGGTTTTAGAAATGTCAAATAATTTGTACACACAAGCATTACTGGATGCTGCTTCTTTCAATTTCACCCAGTTAAAAGTGCTGTCCATTGGTGGACCGCTGTTCAGTAGTTTGGGAAGCCGTGACCTTTATGCGTTAAAGGATATCTCATTGGGCAAGTTTGCTGTTAAAACTGGTACTGGTTTTAAAAGTTACGAACCTGGGTATTTCAGCAACCTCAACACAAAAAACTTGTGGTTCGATATAGCTTTTGATAAAAGCCCAGAAATGCTTccaattatattaaaagatCTGGAAAACAAAACTTTGGATGTGCTACGTTTCCGAAACCTTTTTGAATTTCAGTACTACACTGGCAAACAGGATATTTTTAATGGCCTACAGTATGTAAAGGCCCGGCTCCTAACCTTCTATCGAGGTAAATTCAATGAAGAGGTTATGAGAATGGCTCTGGTAAATTTGGAAATCAGTTCAATCAAAGGCCTGGAACTGCTGCTCATCGACTTTGCTCGTTCACTGAATAAAACGCAGGGATCCAGTGTAACGAACTTGACCTTGGAAAAGCTGGTGCTCTC GGACATCAGTAATCCAGATATAATGCGTTTCGACTGGAGCTTCACCTGGCTCAATCATATCCGCCAGTTCATTGTATGGAATGTGAACTTCAACAGCGTGCCGTGCGACTCGTGGCCCGAGATGAAAAGTGTTGAGCTTCTGGACATCTCTAACAACCAGCTGAGGGACAGCTACATTTATAACCCACTATGTGACACTAGAAACGTATTGCACAAGCTTGAAACCTTCAACGTCAGTCGCAATCGACTTACCAGCCTCAGTGACTTGGCATCTCTGACCAAAGATTTTGTCAAGCTGACTACAATTGATATGAGTCACAACGAGCTGCAGTATATGGGAAACCATGACTGTCAATGGAGACAAACCATTACTAAAGCAATCGCTCATCATAATAGTCTGACGAGTCACTGTTTTAAGTGCCTTCCCACTTCCGTAAGCTTCCTCGATCTTTCATACAGCAGCTTAGACCAGCTTGACatggaatattttaataagGCATCCAATCTGACCGAGCTCCTCCTCAGTGGCAACAAGATCAAGTTCATCCCTTCCGGCTGGAGAAATCCATACTTGAGGATGCTCGCTTTAGACGGGAACTCCTTTGGACTTGTTAGCTTGACGTCTTTTAAGGACATGCCTAGCCTGCGTAGCCTGACTGCAGGAAACAACCCTTATCATTGTACCTGTGATCTCTATACCTTCATACAGGAAACCACAAGCAAGGGCAAAGTGACCATCACAGACTGGCCAAACAACTACAAGTGTTACCATCCCGAACGTCTTCTCAACACAATGGTATCACGATACTTTCCTGGTCATTTAGCGTGTAATATTACACTCGTTATCATCGTCTGTGTGTCAACAACAGCAGTCGTTGTTCTTGGTCTGACGCTTCTGTGCTACATATTTCACGTGCCGTGGTACATTAAAGCTACATATCAGATCATCAGAGCCAAGTACAGGGCCCACAAAGAGGGTTCAGGCCAGGCTGTGGACTACACCTTTCATGCTTTCATCTCTTACAGCCATGCGGATGCAGACTGGGTTAGAAACCAGCTGCTCCCTTGTCTAGAGAATTCTAAGCCTCCTTACCGCCTCTGCATCCACGAAAGAGACTTCACTCCAGGGAAGTGGATCATTGACAACATCATTGAGAACATTGAAGATAGTCGCAAG GTAATCTTCGTGTTGTCCCGCAACTTCGTGAACAGCGAGTGGTGCAACTATGAACTCTATTTTGCCCAACAGCGGGCCATTGGCAAGACGTTTAGTGATGTCATCCTGATTGTGAAGGAGCCCATAGACCCAACTTCCCTTCCCAGTAAATTCTGCAAGCTCAAAAGGATGCTCAGTACCAAAACCTACCTAGAGTGGCCCCAGCAACCCACAGAACAGAGCTTTTTCTGGGTGCAGCTGAGGAGTGTTCTGGGAAAACCAAACATTATAAGACAGCGTACGACCAGCCGTCATAGTCGCCCATCTTCAGTGAGGTCTGTTTCCCAGACTGAGCTGCCACAGGACCAGAGTTCTGCAGGTACAGCTGAAGATGGCCACCAAATCACTGATGAAACTCCTAATAGGTGTTTATGA